From a region of the Sminthopsis crassicaudata isolate SCR6 chromosome 6, ASM4859323v1, whole genome shotgun sequence genome:
- the LOC141546241 gene encoding uncharacterized protein LOC141546241 codes for MVSLWLGEALITSAKISRKRTDSVIESAGASELELPNWISVTFATLNSSASEKLSVNVEESDAASNEVSDEDSDEILDENSAEGSLEGLVKKPDEDSNEESVEVSNEGSDEASNEGSDEASNDEPDEKPDEESVEVSNEESVEVSKEEPDEDSNVVSDEDSDEGSLEGLVKKTDEDSNEEPDEDPDVASNKISELDEASKEGSDEASNDEPDEKPDEESVEVSKEESVEVSKEESVEVSKEEPDEEPDVASNKISEELDEASNEGSDEASNEGSDEASNEGSDEASNDEPDEEPDEKPDEESVEVSKEESVEVSKEEPDEDSNEEPDEEPDVASNKISEELDEASNEGSDEASNDEPDEKPDEESVEVSKEESVEVSKEEPDEDSNEEPDEEPDVASNKISEELDEASNEGSDEASNDEPDEKPDEESVEVSKEESVEVSKEEPDEEPDVASNKISEELDEASNEGSDEASNEGSDEASNEGSDEASNDEPDEEPDEKPDEESVEVSKEDSVEVSKEEPDEDSNEEPDEEPDVASNKISEELDEASNEGSDEVSNDEPDEKPDEESVEVSKEEPDEDSNEEPDEEPDVASNKISEELDEASNEGSDEASNDEPDEKPDEESVEVSKEESVEVSKEEPDEDSNEEPDVASNKISEELDEALNEGSDEDSNEGSVEVSNEEPDEEPDVASNKISELDEASNERSDEASSDEPDEEPDEESDEEPDEVSNEESVEVSNEEPDEKPDEESVEVSNEESVEVSTEEPDEVSNEEPDEKPDEESVEVSNEEPDEKPDEESVEVSNEESVEVSTEEPDEVSNEEPDEEPDVASNKISEELDEASNERSDEASSDEPDEEPDEKPDEEPDEVSNEESVEVSNEEPDEKPDEESVEVSNEESVEVSTEEPDEEPDEEPDEVSNEESVEVSNDEPDEKPDEESVEVSNEESVEVSTEEPDEEPDEESVEVSNEESVEVSTEEPDEEPDEESVEVSNEESVEVSTEEPDEEPDEEPDEVSNEESVEVSNEEPDEKPDEESVEVSNEESVEVSTEEPDEVSNEEPDEEPDVASNKISEELDEASNEESDEDSSRSSNEDLTKCSDEELAETFIDLKLLISGSWLPWLLAARKLARISIKKILAEVNILDFLRDHLLFVCF; via the exons ATGGTTTCCTTGTGGTTGGGAGAAGCATTAATTACATCTGCGAAGATTTCAAGGAAAAGAACAGACTCAGTGATTGAATCTGCTGGAGCTTCTGAGCTCGAATTGCCTAACTGGATTTCTGTTACATTTGCTACATTAAACTCTTCTGCTTCAGAGAAATTGTCAG TTAATGTTGAAGAGTCAGATGCAGCTTCAAATGAGGTCTCAGATGAGGATTCAGATGAGATCTTAGATGAGAATTCAGCTGAGGGATCACTTGAGGGATTAGTTAAGAAACCAGATGAGGATTCAAATGAGGAATCAGTTGAGGTTTCAAATGAGGGATCAGATGAGGCTTCAAATGAGGGATCAGATGAGGCTTCGAATGATGAACCAGATGAGAAACCAGATGAGGAATCAGTTGAGGTTTCAAATGAGGAATCAGTTGAGGTTTCAAAGGAGGAACCAGATGAggattcaaatgtggtctcagatgaGGATTCAGATGAGGGATCACTTGAGGGATTAGTTAAGAAAACAGATGAGGACTCAAATGAGGAACCAGATGAAGATCCAGATGTGGCatcaaataaaatttcagaactgGATGAGGCTTCAAAAGAGGGATCAGATGAGGCTTCGAATGATGAACCAGATGAGAAACCAGATGAGGAATCAGTTGAGGTTTCAAAGGAAGAATCAGTTGAGGTTTCAAAGGAGGAATCAGTTGAGGTTTCAAAGGAGGAACCAGATGAGGAACCAGATGTGGCatcaaataaaatttcagaagaaCTGGATGAGGCTTCAAATGAGGGATCAGATGAGGCTTCAAATGAGGGATCAGATGAGGCTTCAAATGAGGGATCAGATGAGGCTTCGAATGATGAACCAGATGAGGAACCAGATGAGAAACCAGATGAGGAATCAGTTGAGGTTTCAAAGGAGGAATCAGTTGAGGTTTCAAAGGAGGAACCAGATGAGGATTCAAATGAGGAACCAGATGAGGAACCAGATGTGGCatcaaataaaatttcagaagaaCTGGATGAGGCTTCAAATGAGGGATCAGATGAGGCTTCGAATGATGAACCAGATGAGAAACCAGATGAGGAATCAGTTGAGGTTTCAAAGGAGGAATCAGTTGAGGTTTCAAAGGAGGAACCAGATGAGGATTCAAATGAGGAACCAGATGAGGAACCAGATGTGGCatcaaataaaatttcagaagaaCTGGATGAGGCTTCAAATGAGGGATCAGATGAGGCTTCGAATGATGAACCAGATGAGAAACCAGATGAGGAATCAGTTGAGGTTTCAAAGGAGGAATCAGTTGAGGTTTCAAAGGAGGAACCAGATGAGGAACCAGATGTGGCatcaaataaaatttcagaagaaCTGGATGAGGCTTCAAATGAGGGATCAGATGAGGCTTCAAATGAGGGATCAGATGAGGCTTCAAATGAGGGATCAGATGAGGCTTCGAATGATGAACCAGATGAGGAACCAGATGAGAAACCAGATGAGGAATCAGTTGAGGTTTCAAAGGAGGATTCAGTTGAGGTTTCAAAGGAGGAACCAGATGAGGATTCAAATGAGGAACCAGATGAGGAACCAGATGTGGCatcaaataaaatttcagaagaaCTGGATGAGGCTTCAAATGAGGGATCAGATGAGGTTTCGAATGATGAACCAGATGAGAAACCAGATGAGGAATCAGTTGAGGTTTCAAAGGAGGAACCAGATGAGGATTCAAATGAGGAACCAGATGAGGAACCAGATGTGGCatcaaataaaatttcagaagaaCTGGATGAGGCTTCAAATGAGGGATCAGATGAGGCTTCGAATGATGAACCAGATGAGAAACCAGATGAGGAATCAGTTGAGGTTTCAAAGGAGGAATCAGTTGAGGTTTCAAAGGAGGAACCAGATGAGGATTCAAATGAGGAACCAGATGTGGCatcaaataaaatttcagaagaaCTGGATGAGGCTTTAAATGAGGGATCAGATGAGGATTCAAATGAGGGATCAGTTGAGGTTTCAAATGAGGAACCAGATGAGGAACCAGATGTGGCGtcaaataaaatttcagaactgGATGAGGCTTCAAATGAGAGATCAGATGAGGCTTCGAGTGATGAACCAGATGAGGAACCAGATGAGGAATCAGATGAGGAACCAGATGAGGTTTCAAATGAGGAATCAGTTGAGGTTTCAAATGAGGAACCAGATGAGAAACCAGATGAGGAATCAGTTGAGGTTTCAAATGAGGAATCGGTTGAGGTTTCAACTGAGGAACCAGATGAGGTTTCAAATGAGGAGCCAGATGAGAAACCAGATGAGGAATCAGTTGAGGTTTCAAATGAGGAACCAGATGAGAAACCAGATGAGGAATCAGTTGAGGTTTCAAATGAGGAATCGGTTGAGGTTTCAACTGAGGAACCAGATGAGGTTTCAAATGAGGAACCAGATGAGGAACCAGATGTGGCATCAAATAAGATTTCAGAAGAGCTTGATGAGGCTTCAAATGAGAGATCAGATGAGGCTTCGAGTGATGAACCAGATGAGGAACCAGATGAGAAACCAGATGAGGAACCAGATGAGGTTTCAAATGAGGAATCAGTTGAGGTTTCAAATGAGGAACCAGATGAGAAACCAGATGAGGAATCAGTTGAGGTTTCAAATGAGGAATCGGTTGAGGTTTCAACTGAGGAACCAGATGAGGAACCAGATGAGGAACCAGATGAGGTTTCAAATGAGGAATCAGTTGAGGTTTCAAATGATGAACCAGATGAGAAACCAGATGAGGAATCAGTTGAGGTTTCAAATGAGGAATCGGTTGAGGTTTCAACGGAGGAACCAGATGAGGAACCAGATGAGGAATCAGTTGAGGTTTCAAATGAGGAATCGGTTGAGGTTTCAACTGAGGAACCAGATGAGGAACCAGATGAGGAATCAGTTGAGGTTTCAAATGAGGAATCGGTTGAGGTTTCAACTGAGGAACCAGATGAGGAACCAGATGAGGAACCAGATGAGGTTTCAAATGAGGAATCAGTTGAGGTTTCAAATGAGGAACCAGATGAGAAACCAGATGAGGAATCAGTTGAGGTTTCAAATGAGGAATCGGTTGAGGTTTCAACTGAGGAACCAGATGAGGTTTCAAATGAGGAACCAGATGAGGAACCAGATGTGGCATCAAATAAGATTTCAGAAGAGCTTGATGAGGCTTCCAATGAGGAATCAGATGAGGATTCAAGTAGGTCTTCAAATGAGGACTTAACTAAGTGTTCAGATGAGGAGTTAGCTGAGACTTTTATTGACTTGAAACTGCTTATTTCTGGATCCTGGCTACCCTGGCTGTTGGCTGCCAGGAAACTAGCCAGAATCAGCATCAAAAAGATTCTGGCAGAAGTTAACATTTTGGACTTCTTGAGGGACcaccttttatttgtttgtttttaa